From one Bacteroides fragilis NCTC 9343 genomic stretch:
- a CDS encoding PepSY-like domain-containing protein: MKSFYPVLYLCFLFGLLPFLGSCSEENESSGTIEMNQLPGTAQSFLSNYFPGQTPEKIERTNTDQENARLLYRVVFPNEVKVEFSENGGWKRLMIPDQKLPGSLDSLWGKIIEYVQQLFPDDPFIGIENACYGDCVLLSSGKKIAFYYDGTCIGYEMDIKDESGVPQPVRDFVATYFPDGVFQAVVEHIPNENVTAGYSFWLENGFKCVLNDRGQWTEVNGGTELLPVSILETLPAKVTEQLYRDYPAAQVTYIRLEGTCYTIQVSKTVYVTIDPESKPIVVPVMQAQALAEEYFGKLRSISISHPLHTDVLNFKVCLPNGFNMLVNEDASEWLNIDGNGFAFPEKLVASLPEKITEYISAHSNSEITRVDRSVAASFLVELTNGDGLMFDSQGGFLGKEKIELSISEKTYRYMRHQFPDDLNMYFSSYSIEGWIYKLGDGSQVRFDRDGNFVEMIAAAK; the protein is encoded by the coding sequence ATGAAATCTTTTTATCCTGTCCTTTACTTATGTTTCTTATTCGGATTACTTCCGTTTCTGGGCAGTTGTTCGGAGGAGAATGAATCTTCCGGTACAATCGAAATGAATCAACTGCCGGGCACTGCACAATCTTTTTTATCTAATTACTTTCCGGGACAAACTCCGGAGAAAATAGAAAGAACGAATACCGATCAGGAAAATGCCCGGTTGCTTTATCGTGTTGTTTTTCCCAATGAAGTTAAAGTGGAATTTAGTGAAAATGGAGGATGGAAAAGATTGATGATTCCGGATCAAAAGTTACCCGGGTCCTTAGACTCTCTTTGGGGAAAGATTATTGAATATGTACAGCAACTTTTTCCCGATGATCCGTTTATCGGTATAGAGAATGCCTGTTATGGGGATTGTGTGTTGTTAAGTAGCGGTAAGAAAATAGCGTTCTATTATGACGGAACGTGTATCGGCTATGAAATGGATATAAAAGATGAATCCGGAGTGCCGCAACCTGTACGTGATTTTGTTGCAACGTATTTTCCTGATGGAGTTTTCCAGGCGGTGGTGGAGCACATTCCGAATGAGAATGTTACTGCCGGCTATTCATTCTGGTTGGAGAATGGATTTAAATGTGTGCTGAATGATCGTGGTCAGTGGACAGAAGTGAATGGAGGTACAGAGTTGCTGCCGGTTTCGATTCTGGAGACTTTACCTGCAAAAGTAACCGAACAATTGTATCGGGATTATCCGGCTGCACAAGTTACTTACATTCGTTTGGAGGGTACCTGTTATACCATTCAGGTCAGCAAGACGGTGTATGTGACTATCGATCCGGAAAGTAAACCGATAGTAGTACCTGTGATGCAGGCACAAGCTTTGGCTGAAGAGTACTTTGGCAAACTGCGTTCCATTTCCATCAGTCATCCGCTTCATACGGATGTTTTGAATTTCAAGGTCTGTTTGCCGAACGGATTTAATATGCTTGTCAACGAAGATGCCAGCGAATGGTTGAATATAGATGGGAACGGATTTGCATTTCCTGAAAAGCTGGTAGCATCGCTTCCTGAAAAGATTACCGAATATATTTCGGCACATTCGAACTCCGAAATTACGAGAGTCGATCGTTCGGTTGCAGCTTCATTTTTGGTGGAGTTGACGAATGGTGACGGACTGATGTTTGATTCCCAGGGAGGTTTTCTTGGAAAAGAAAAAATAGAATTGAGCATTTCCGAGAAAACATACAGATATATGCGACATCAATTTCCGGATGACCTCAATATGTATTTCTCTTCTTATAGCATAGAGGGGTGGATTTATAAATTGGGAGACGGATCACAGGTCAGGTTCGATCGGGATGGTAACTTTGTGGAAATGATCGCTGCGGCGAAGTAG
- a CDS encoding 6-bladed beta-propeller, giving the protein MRKIVILSLGLLFFLFSCQREQKNVTQRIEVDLSHIDTVKISASRIINLETVDSSLLYDICALFKQDDRYFIWSRDNAYVFNDKGDFLFNISCKGQGPGEYLSFGCMFMEDGEVCIFDQDKQQILRFDINGKFMGVQKVLLDEDAPSPSMIIPIGTERYLSTNRFGGDYRKMPVLSFWNKDFSSQQIVKGRFMNDGIHFPDAFFVGEEGRRVLYWEPLKDTLFTVTDNFLVPEYKIDFGTYAIPEEEGAKDIYARIMYLNKPENQSCASVARFYQIDGYYIYFTFMWYDRVYLCRYSEKTKKSEIFAILTDEMQLKECSFFKILGDDIVIAFEDKGNLEKNPSLCVFNKKILDI; this is encoded by the coding sequence ATGAGGAAAATAGTAATATTGTCCTTGGGATTATTGTTTTTTCTGTTCTCTTGCCAAAGAGAACAGAAAAATGTTACCCAAAGGATAGAAGTAGACTTATCACATATCGATACAGTGAAAATATCTGCATCAAGAATAATAAATTTAGAAACTGTGGATAGTTCTTTATTGTATGATATTTGCGCTTTATTCAAGCAAGATGACCGTTACTTTATATGGTCAAGAGATAATGCTTATGTTTTTAATGATAAGGGTGATTTTCTTTTTAATATATCATGTAAAGGGCAGGGGCCTGGTGAGTATTTAAGTTTTGGATGTATGTTTATGGAGGACGGGGAGGTATGTATTTTTGATCAAGATAAACAGCAAATACTACGTTTTGATATAAATGGTAAGTTTATGGGAGTTCAAAAGGTTCTTTTGGATGAAGATGCTCCTTCTCCTTCAATGATAATTCCGATTGGAACGGAACGTTACTTAAGTACAAATAGATTTGGGGGGGATTATCGTAAAATGCCAGTGCTAAGCTTCTGGAATAAAGACTTTTCATCTCAGCAAATCGTGAAAGGACGTTTCATGAATGATGGTATCCATTTTCCTGATGCTTTTTTTGTAGGAGAAGAAGGTCGGAGAGTGTTGTATTGGGAGCCCTTGAAGGATACCCTTTTTACCGTAACAGATAATTTTCTTGTCCCTGAGTATAAAATAGATTTTGGTACTTATGCGATACCTGAAGAGGAGGGAGCTAAAGATATATATGCTCGAATAATGTATTTAAATAAGCCGGAAAATCAAAGCTGCGCTTCTGTCGCAAGATTCTATCAGATAGATGGATATTATATATATTTTACATTTATGTGGTATGATCGTGTTTACTTATGTAGATATAGTGAGAAAACAAAGAAATCAGAAATATTTGCAATTTTGACAGATGAAATGCAACTAAAAGAATGCTCTTTCTTCAAGATTCTAGGAGATGATATTGTTATAGCTTTTGAAGATAAGGGTAATCTTGAGAAAAATCCTTCACTTTGTGTGTTTAATAAAAAAATATTAGATATATGA
- a CDS encoding acyltransferase family protein produces MSNISSTVFADTKPHYHLLDGLRGVAALMVIWYHVFEGYAFAGGTTIDTFNHGYLAVDFFFILSGFVIGYAYDDRWGKNFTMKDFIKRRLIRLHPMVIMGAIVGAITFYIQGSVQWDGTHIGISMVMLSLLCTIFFIPAMPGVGYEVRGNGEMFPLNGPCWSLFFEYIGNILYALFIRRLSNKALTIVVVLLGVALASFAIFNVSGYGNIGVGWTLDGVNFIGGLLRMLFPFSMGMLLSRNFKPMKLRGAFWICTLVMIALFAVPYLEGTESICTNGIYEAFCIIIAFPILLWIGASGTTTDKKSTQICKFLGDISYPIYVIHYPFMYLFYAWLIKNQLFTLGETWQVALCVYAWNILFAYLCLKLYDEPVRKYLAKRFLNKKQ; encoded by the coding sequence ATGTCGAATATCTCTTCAACAGTTTTTGCAGATACCAAGCCGCATTATCATCTACTGGACGGGCTCCGGGGAGTAGCCGCTCTTATGGTTATATGGTATCATGTATTCGAAGGCTATGCTTTTGCCGGTGGTACCACTATCGATACCTTCAACCACGGATATTTAGCAGTAGATTTCTTCTTTATCCTTTCAGGTTTCGTTATCGGTTATGCTTATGATGATCGTTGGGGTAAGAATTTCACCATGAAAGATTTCATTAAACGCCGTTTGATACGTCTTCATCCGATGGTAATCATGGGTGCCATAGTGGGTGCTATCACATTCTATATCCAGGGTTCTGTACAATGGGACGGAACACATATCGGCATATCGATGGTGATGTTGTCTCTTCTTTGTACCATCTTTTTCATCCCTGCAATGCCGGGTGTAGGTTACGAGGTTCGCGGCAATGGCGAAATGTTCCCATTGAACGGCCCCTGCTGGTCATTATTCTTCGAGTACATAGGCAATATCCTTTACGCTTTGTTCATTCGTCGTCTGTCAAATAAAGCGTTGACCATAGTTGTAGTATTACTGGGAGTAGCATTGGCTTCATTTGCCATCTTCAATGTCTCGGGTTATGGAAACATAGGAGTCGGCTGGACACTGGACGGTGTAAACTTTATAGGCGGATTATTAAGAATGCTTTTCCCCTTCTCCATGGGTATGCTCTTATCGCGTAACTTCAAGCCCATGAAGTTGAGAGGTGCATTCTGGATATGTACCCTTGTAATGATCGCCTTGTTCGCAGTGCCTTATTTGGAAGGAACGGAATCAATCTGCACAAACGGCATTTATGAAGCATTCTGTATTATCATAGCTTTCCCCATCCTGCTTTGGATAGGAGCATCGGGAACCACCACGGATAAGAAGTCAACCCAAATATGTAAATTCCTGGGAGATATATCTTATCCGATCTATGTGATACATTATCCATTCATGTATTTGTTCTATGCATGGTTGATCAAAAATCAACTTTTCACATTAGGAGAGACCTGGCAAGTTGCCTTATGCGTTTACGCATGGAACATATTGTTTGCTTATCTATGCTTGAAGCTATACGATGAACCGGTACGAAAATATCTGGCTAAACGCTTCCTGAATAAGAAACAATAA
- a CDS encoding GntR family transcriptional regulator, whose protein sequence is MKRNESKYKQVVNHVIDGINNGSYKKGDWILSINEFRKNYNLSRDTVFAGLSELKSKGIIDSTPGVGYYIATTRIAQKLNIFLLFNEFNEFKEDLYNSFISSIRKTANVDLYFHNYNRKVFETLINEANYKYTTYILMPGKFTNIAPLLESLSGRVFLLDHFHPELAGKYSSVAQNFEKDTYEALVYGLPHLKKYDHIIMVQKEEKEPIERYNGLCAFCEEYHFTHEYTDSVRNREIRQGETFMVVNDRDLVDLLKQAQLQNFAPGKDFGIISYNDTPLKEILAGGITTLSTDFKQMGQTMASLITQKEIKTIENPWKLDIRNSL, encoded by the coding sequence ATGAAAAGGAACGAATCAAAATACAAACAGGTAGTAAACCACGTAATAGACGGTATCAATAACGGTAGTTATAAGAAAGGTGACTGGATTCTCTCTATCAACGAATTCAGGAAAAACTATAATCTATCCAGAGATACGGTATTCGCCGGTTTAAGCGAACTGAAATCAAAAGGAATCATTGATTCGACTCCGGGTGTAGGTTATTATATAGCAACGACCCGCATCGCACAAAAGCTGAATATATTCCTTCTTTTCAACGAATTCAATGAATTCAAAGAAGATCTTTACAATTCATTTATTTCATCCATCAGGAAAACCGCCAATGTAGATCTATATTTTCATAATTACAACCGAAAGGTTTTTGAAACTCTGATCAACGAAGCCAATTATAAATACACAACCTATATTCTGATGCCCGGTAAATTCACTAATATAGCCCCACTATTGGAAAGCCTATCGGGTCGTGTCTTTTTACTCGACCATTTCCATCCCGAACTGGCCGGAAAATACTCTTCTGTCGCACAGAATTTTGAAAAAGACACCTACGAAGCCTTGGTATACGGACTTCCCCACCTAAAGAAATATGATCATATCATAATGGTTCAGAAAGAAGAAAAAGAACCGATCGAGCGCTATAACGGGCTTTGCGCATTCTGTGAAGAATACCATTTCACGCATGAATATACCGACTCCGTCCGGAACAGGGAAATCAGGCAAGGGGAAACCTTCATGGTCGTTAATGACCGGGATCTCGTCGACCTGCTTAAACAGGCCCAACTACAGAATTTCGCACCGGGAAAAGACTTCGGAATCATTTCTTACAATGACACCCCGCTTAAAGAAATATTGGCCGGAGGAATCACCACTTTGTCTACCGACTTCAAACAAATGGGACAAACAATGGCTTCACTCATTACACAAAAAGAAATAAAGACCATCGAGAATCCCTGGAAGTTGGATATCCGGAACTCACTTTAA
- a CDS encoding Crp/Fnr family transcriptional regulator, translated as MKNIINKIRQLYPVSDEALQALQANMQVKYYPKDTYIVQSGITDRLVYFIEEGVTRSVFHHNGQDTTTWFSQEGDVTFGMDSLYYKQPSIESIETLSDCKIYVLHIDELNALYEKYIDIANWGRILHQDVNKELSHMFVERLQLSPKERYEQFNRRYPGLINRVKLKYVAAFLGISIYTLSRVRAKK; from the coding sequence ATGAAAAACATCATAAACAAAATCAGGCAGTTATACCCGGTTTCGGATGAAGCGCTCCAGGCATTACAGGCAAACATGCAGGTAAAGTATTATCCCAAAGATACTTATATAGTGCAATCGGGAATAACGGATCGCCTGGTTTATTTCATCGAAGAAGGTGTCACCCGTTCTGTATTTCATCACAACGGGCAAGATACCACCACCTGGTTCAGCCAAGAAGGTGACGTTACTTTCGGCATGGATTCGTTATATTATAAACAGCCGTCCATAGAGAGTATTGAAACCCTTTCGGATTGCAAAATCTACGTTCTCCATATAGACGAACTGAACGCCCTTTACGAAAAGTATATCGATATAGCCAACTGGGGAAGGATCTTGCATCAGGACGTCAACAAAGAACTCAGTCACATGTTTGTGGAAAGACTCCAGCTTTCTCCCAAGGAACGATACGAACAGTTCAACAGGCGCTACCCCGGACTGATCAATCGGGTAAAGCTGAAGTATGTCGCTGCATTTCTGGGTATTTCCATTTATACACTCAGCCGGGTACGCGCTAAAAAATAG